TTGAAAAGTGCTTTGAACTATAAATGTATTCAACTTTGAGTATTCAAAAACAAAAAGTTGCAGGGGGAACTAACATCAACTCTGACTGCGGACTAGGGCTGagaaggaactagaaatgaactccAAAATCTCTATTCTCGCACTTCATTCAAAAAcccaaacaaaagaaaaaacaaaaaagacaCCCAACTACACAACAAAACCTTATATACAAGACCGATAGGGGACTCTTGTTTACAATTGATATAATTCAAATTCTAACCATTATAGGTCAGAGGAAGAGAAGTACCATCCTGATATACAATTTGGAAAGAGTTAGgaccttttacctcatgaatcacaAACGGTCCCttccagagtgattcaaatttTCCATGTACACCTTTTGGCTCCCTACGCTTATCCCACAAAAGGACCTCATCACCCTCCATGAAATTTTGAGGCCTTTCGTTTTTGTCAAATATTTCTTTGACATGAGGTTGATGTAGAGTTATTTTGTCAACTAGTTCTTCTCTTTCCTCCTCTAACTTGGTGAGATACATAATCCGCTTCTCAATAGAATCCTTGAAGAATTGATCCTCAATCATAGTCTGAAGTTTGGAAGCAACCAATTCCAATGGCAGTGCCAGTTGAGCCCTTATCCCATATACTAATTCAAAAGGTTCCATACCAATTTCTCTCTTTGGAGTTATCCAATCAGCCCATAGAGCTTCATAAAGATGTTTATGCCATGTTTTTGTATTCTCATCAACCAAATTTTTCATTATATTGACCAATTTATCGTTACTTGACTCGGTctaaccatttccctatggatagtaATCAGACAAATGCACTAGGGATATTCCATGATCATAATAGAACATTATTAACTCTTGAGAAGTAAAATATGAAGCAGTATCTATCACTATTTTTTGTGGCACACCAAAACAAACCAATATGTTGTTCTTCATAAAATCACAAACCACCTCTGTGGTTGTTCTCTTGGTTGGTAGAGCCtcgacccatttggtaaaatagttgGTTGTTGTCAATATGTATGAATGCCCTACACTTGACAAAGGGTTCATTGGACCaataaaatcaagaccccattgcttAAAAGGTCCTCTACAACAACTAGCTTCAAAGGAAGAGCTGTTAATTAAGATCTCCTAGTAAACATCTTATATTTTTCACATTCTGCAACCCATCTATATGCATCCCTGAACATGCCAGGCCAATAGAAACAACTTTGGAGAATTTTAAATGTAGTAACAGTTGAGGAAAAATGTCCACCGCAAGCCTCATTATGATATGTGTGCAATaatttttgttgttgctctttatCTACACATCACAAATAAGTACCATCTAAACCCTTCTTATACAGAATATCCTGCCAGATTACATATTTTTATGCCTTAACTTTGAGATTCCTTTCCTCTTTAGCAAAGAGATGCCCTGGATAGctaccataagtcaaataataTGCTACATCAGAAAACCAAGTGTCTTGTAAACCAACAAACAAGGTTAATGGAAATTCTTCCTCTGTTTCTACCTTGTTTTCTGCAATCAGTTTGCACAATCCTTGACCTCTCACCAATTTTTTAGGACATATTTCTAGATCATACTCTTGAATTTTGGTCACCCATGTAGCCCTCTTATTGAGTCCAACTTCTAGTTGGGTTTAGATGCTCTTAATCACGGTATCTGGAATGAATACCATAGAATGAGAGTGTAGAATGTAATATCTGAATTGCTTCATGGCCTTAACAACTGCAAAAGATTGCTTCTTAGAAAGTGAATAATTAATCTCGTGTTTCTTGAGAGGAACACTCATAAATGCAATGGGCGCTTCAACTCCTACATTATTTTTTTGCACTAGGATCCCAGACATTGTGTGCTTTGATGCATAGCAAtacacaataaattttttttaaaatttggattgataagagtaggagtgttagcaactaaaactttaatattttcaaatCCTTCCCTAGCCTctttagtccatttgaaaggatcATTTTTACTCATCAACCCAACAATGTACTTTCTAGTTTATACAAAGTCAtgaacaaatcttcttaagaaatttaCCTGCCCAAAAAATGATCTTACCCCATTCCGGTTTGACGGAAAACTGAGTTGTTGAATTGCCTAAACCCATTTAGGATCAATCTTAATTTCTTCTTGCGAGACTATATGCCCCAATGGTTTTCCCTCTGTAACACAAAAAACTGACTTCTATGGGTTTAGATAAATTCCATGATCTCTGCAACGTTGAAGGACTACTCTCAAATCTCTaagatgattcttcctttcttttgAAAATACTATTAGATCATTTAAATAATTCACTATGATCCTATATCTGAAATCTCTGAAAGAAgaatccattgccctttgaaaagttgcacctgcattaattagaccaaaaggcattctatTGTATCCAAACATTCCCCATGGGGTTATGAATGCAGCCTTATGTTGCTCTTGCTTATCAACTCCAATTTGATTGTAGCTAAAAAATCCATCtagcattgacatcatttctgaacTAGCAATAGTCTGCAAGATATGATCCATATTGGGCAGAGCATAATTGTCCTTTAAACTTGCTTGATTCAAGTTCCTAAAATATACATAGACTCTGATCTCACCATTTTTTTTTCTTACTGGAACTATGTTTGGAACCCATGTGGAATGATGTATAGGATAAATTATCCCTGCCTTTAGCATTTTATCAACCTCCTTGAAAATCGCCTCAGCAACCATTGGAtttaaatttctcaatttctaCCTAAAAGGAGTAGCGTCAAGCTTCAAAGGAATCTAATGTCGAAAACGCCCATTTCTAAACTCCTTTAAGTCATCATAACATGAGGCAAATACATCAATATATTCCCTAAGAAGTTCTATAAGTTTACATTTTTCATCTACAGTGTAACATTTACCAATAGTGATCCATTTTGGATCTTCCTCACTCCCAATGTTCACTTTCTCACATTCTCCTTTTCCATCTTCTTTGTTTAGGATCTTCTTGCTACTAATAAACACATCATTCCAAGAGAAAAACCTCTCAAGAGTGACTAGGCCTTTTGGGATCTTATTTCTCTGAAGCTGTATAACATCTTTGTCTACTTCAATCCTAGGATCAGGACTAAATTCTTTAAACACATCCTTAGAACCTTCAAAATAAGAGTGAATGAAAGACCACACACACTCTAGAAAATCCCTTATCTATGCATCTCCCTCAAAAACTTGCTAGTTCTGAATGTTCTTAGGAACACTTGGTTGGTAGATCATCTCCACCCTATATGTATCTTCCTTAAAATCTGGATGAGGCAATAAAAGTGAGGCAGAAACAGCTAGAGAATCAGATCTAGTATTTTGTTCCCTAGGTACGACTTCAATTGAaaaggcatcaaagaattctatttcatcccaaaccctattcctGTAATGTTTCAATCTTTAATTCTTAACTGAAAAGACATTTCTAACCTACTTCACTATTAACTCAACATCACCCTTTGCTCTTAACAACTTAATACCCTTATTTTTAGCCTCTAAAATACTTAAtaataatgcttcatattctactatattattggtattcttaaaatccaatCTAAAATAAAAAGGAATAATATCACCTCATGAAGAAATACGAACCACACTTGCACCTAAACCAAAGctagcacaacttccatcaaactccatggTCCATAGGCTATCATTAGTAATATCTAACTCCTCCTTCTCCTATTTATCATCAGTTGAAAGAATGGGATAATTTCCAAACTCAGTCTCTTCAAACAATATCTCAGCCTTTGGATTGTGTGAAGGGAAGACTTTAAATTTGTTCTTGACCTCAGGCTCCAACTTAACTTGCTTTTTATCAACTGGGATAACTGCCTCAGACCAATATGTTGTTTACCAAAACTATTTAACCCAACTTCACCTGTAATTAATCTATGAAATAGCTAGTTTCAAATAATGAAggacttcaggacttggacaacataatataggatcctaatgatcctcctgcacttcaggttctactagacctagcaGGGGACACtctttgatgcataaaatataaCCAGTTACAAACATATGGTAGCATCAACAATAAGTAGAGAAatatcattccacaagctcaacaagttagaaaaCACTACAGATTAGCTAGATCTGTACAAGAAATGGATGAGTATGAGCTTAAAATGAATAGGACACAACCCTgaaaacatgaagggaaatagatttctttaaatttatatgattctgaaaatatccccaaattcttcaaagaccagtgccttgttcattaggcATGGAGTCACACACAAAACTGCAAAATGCAAGTCTTAGCTACAAATCtattttcatcataaacatattcttgcatcaataccttataccaatgcattactcagctcattcacaaaatcattagatcttggatacatattccattatttatgatttattacagaatttaaattcttccttgaagaatgcctgcaaacaatcacaacaatctccttgagatgacagattccatcctccttaaggatttaatttgtaataaaGAAATACATATTTGGAGACAATTTTGTGTGAAATATACTCATGCTTTACACAAGTAAAACCTACAACTATGAAACAATCTGCAATTACTGAAATGCAACTCTATACCTTGAAAAGACCCATAGAATTTTACAAACCTGGAAAAGAAATTCAGAACTGGAAGCATAGAATTCTAGAGCCTTCTCacaaaatttttggaacccttacaaatgagaagaaatgagaatatgaagaagaggaaaaagaccAGATTTCATTAGAAATTGTCAAGTGTCCTCTTTTTCCAACTGAAAAAATTCCTTCATCCTTCCCCTGGAAACTTCTATCACAATATCTAACGTTTGTTGAAACTaaccacaaaattgaattcctcatttcaagagctttccaacgatatataatacttgcacATTTGGGCAAAAAAAACTCCTAGGCAAATTGATCTCTcagatggatccatcat
The nucleotide sequence above comes from Cryptomeria japonica chromosome 11, Sugi_1.0, whole genome shotgun sequence. Encoded proteins:
- the LOC131032351 gene encoding uncharacterized protein LOC131032351 yields the protein MKNLVDENTKTWHKHLYEALWADWITPKREIGMEPFELVYGIRAQLALPLELVASKLQTMIEDQFFKDSIEKRIMYLTKLEEEREELVDKITLHQPHVKEIFDKNERPQNFMEGDEVLLWDKRREPKGVHGKFESLWKGPFVIHEGEVAADVAVRTDDYVRYIHVAQYGSC